The genomic interval CTCTTGATGTTGCAAGAAAACAATTAGCTACAAAAGGGAAAGAATTAATTGACAAAACAATTGAGTTGGCTAATTATACTCGTGAAAAAATAAATAATATTAATAATATTTATTGTATTGGCAAAGAAATTTTAGGGTCGAAAGCAACCTTTGATTATGACCCTACAAAATTAATCATTCCAGTTTTTGAATTAGGTATAACTGGATATGACGTAGAAAAATGGCTTCGTGAAAACTATCAAATCGAGGTAGAACTATCTGACTTATATAACATTTTATGTATTGTTACACCAGGAGATACGAAGCAAGAGGTTGATATGTTAATCAAAGCTTTACAAGAGCTCTCTGATTCGTTTCAATTAAAAAATAATCCACAAGACGACAATAAGGAACGAATTTTACTTCCTGATATTCCCGTCTTAGCTTTAACGCCGCGTGATGCCTTTTATGCAAAGACTGAAATTGTGCCTATAGAAGAATCTGCTGGCAGAATCATTGCTGAATTTATTATGGTCTATCCGCCGGGAATACCAATTTTTATTCCAGGTGAAATCATTACTGAAGATAATTTAACATATATTAAGAAAAACCTGGATGTTGGTTTACCTGTTCAAGGACCAGAAGATCAGACGTTACAAACTCTTAGAGTGATTAAAGAGCATCATGCGATAAGATAGCAAGCACCTACACTTCTTTATACTCTGTAGCGTCTTATAACCTTGTGAGGTTACGCTTAGAAGCTTGAAAGCAAATCTAATATGCGAATCCTTTCATTTTTTAAACAAAAATAAAACACGCAAAACAATATTTGCGTGTTTTATTACCCCTTAAAAACTATATACTTAACCCCTTATTTGACCTCGACAACCTGCTTATTTTCTTTACTGCAATCATGATGATCGCATTTACCATACAAAGTTGTCACCTTTTCCACTTCAATATGACCGATTGTAGAGTTGCAGTGTTGACAAACGATTGTTCCCATCTCCATACCCCTTTCAATCATTAATTTTCCACTCTCAAAGTCTTTCAATCTTTGAAAGCGTTTCACCTTTGTTAACTCTATAATAATATGTCACAATTGATCCGTCAAGCACTAATTTGTATAACACATTTAATTTTTTTTAGAAAATAATCATCCTTTAAATAGGCATTTATACGATTACGGATGTTATAATTTTAAATAGC from Metabacillus sediminilitoris carries:
- a CDS encoding GapA-binding peptide SR1P gives rise to the protein MKRFQRLKDFESGKLMIERGMEMGTIVCQHCNSTIGHIEVEKVTTLYGKCDHHDCSKENKQVVEVK